In Stenotrophomonas sp. ASS1, the following proteins share a genomic window:
- a CDS encoding potassium transporter Kup produces MSSSQTPHAAAPGGHGHAPPAGGLALIIGAIGVVFGDIGTSPLYTLKEAFSPHYGLNSDHDTVLGVLSLAFWALNIVVTLKYVTIIMRADNDGEGGIMALMALTQRTLRNGSRSAYVVGILGIFGASLFFGDGVITPAISVLGAVEGLEVAAPGLHAFIVPITVVVLLMVFAAQRFGTEKIGKAFGPITSVWFISLAAIGIYNIVDAPEVLKAFNPWWAIRFFMEHSWHGIFILGAVVLAVTGGEALYADMGHFGAKPIRHAWYFFVLPCLVLNYLGQGALVLNHPEALKNPFFEAVPPWALYPMIILATMAAVIASQSVITGAFSVSRQAMQLGYIPRMRIKHTSHDTIGQIYIPGINWGIAVMVIGLVLAFRSSSNLAVAYGISVSATMLIDTLLLALVARSLWPKARAWLLPLCVVFFIIDLGFVIANGAKLLQGAWFPVVLGIFLFTMMRTWRRGRELLRDEIRKDGIRLDTFLPGLMLAPPVRVPGTAVFLTADPTVAPHALMHNLKHNKVLHERNVFLHVETLPIPYAMEGQRLKIESVGDEFYRVYVRFGFMETPDVPLALMRSCDHGGIYFDPMDTTFFASRETIVATANRGMPIWRDKLFALMHRNAAPATGFFRIPGNRLVELGAQVEI; encoded by the coding sequence ATGTCCAGCAGTCAAACCCCGCACGCGGCCGCCCCAGGCGGTCATGGTCACGCCCCTCCAGCCGGAGGCCTCGCGCTGATCATCGGTGCGATCGGCGTGGTCTTCGGCGATATCGGTACCAGCCCGCTGTACACCCTGAAGGAGGCGTTCTCGCCGCACTACGGGCTCAACAGTGACCACGACACCGTTCTGGGCGTGCTGTCGCTGGCGTTCTGGGCGTTGAACATCGTGGTCACGCTGAAGTACGTGACCATCATCATGCGCGCCGACAACGACGGCGAGGGCGGCATCATGGCGCTGATGGCGCTGACCCAGCGCACGCTGCGCAACGGGTCGCGCTCGGCCTATGTGGTCGGCATCCTCGGCATCTTCGGTGCCTCGCTGTTCTTCGGTGATGGCGTGATCACCCCGGCGATCTCCGTGCTTGGCGCGGTCGAGGGCCTGGAGGTGGCCGCGCCCGGCCTGCATGCCTTCATCGTGCCGATCACCGTGGTGGTGCTGCTGATGGTGTTTGCCGCGCAGCGCTTCGGTACCGAAAAAATCGGCAAGGCATTCGGCCCGATCACCTCGGTCTGGTTCATCTCGCTGGCGGCGATCGGCATCTACAACATCGTCGACGCACCGGAAGTGCTGAAAGCCTTCAACCCGTGGTGGGCGATCCGCTTCTTCATGGAACACAGCTGGCACGGCATCTTCATCCTTGGCGCGGTGGTGCTGGCGGTGACCGGTGGCGAGGCGCTGTACGCCGACATGGGTCACTTCGGCGCCAAACCCATCCGCCACGCCTGGTATTTCTTCGTGCTGCCGTGCCTGGTGCTGAACTACCTGGGGCAGGGCGCACTGGTGCTCAACCACCCCGAGGCGCTGAAGAACCCGTTCTTCGAGGCGGTGCCGCCGTGGGCGCTGTACCCGATGATCATCCTGGCCACGATGGCGGCGGTGATCGCGTCGCAGTCGGTCATCACCGGTGCGTTCTCGGTCTCGCGCCAGGCCATGCAGCTGGGTTACATCCCGCGCATGCGCATCAAGCACACCTCGCACGACACCATCGGCCAGATCTACATCCCGGGCATCAACTGGGGTATCGCGGTGATGGTGATCGGCCTGGTGCTGGCCTTCCGCAGCTCGTCGAACCTGGCCGTGGCCTACGGCATCTCGGTGTCGGCCACGATGCTGATCGATACCCTGCTGCTGGCCTTGGTCGCCCGCTCGCTGTGGCCGAAGGCGCGCGCCTGGCTGCTGCCGCTGTGCGTGGTGTTCTTCATCATCGACCTCGGCTTCGTCATCGCCAACGGCGCCAAGCTGCTGCAGGGTGCATGGTTCCCGGTGGTGCTGGGCATCTTCCTGTTCACCATGATGCGCACCTGGCGCCGTGGCCGCGAGCTGCTGCGCGATGAGATCCGCAAGGACGGCATCCGCCTGGACACCTTCCTGCCAGGCCTGATGCTGGCGCCGCCGGTACGCGTGCCGGGCACCGCCGTGTTCCTCACTGCCGACCCGACCGTGGCCCCGCATGCGCTGATGCACAACCTCAAGCACAACAAGGTGCTGCACGAGCGCAACGTGTTCCTGCACGTGGAAACCCTGCCCATTCCCTATGCGATGGAAGGGCAGCGGCTGAAGATCGAATCGGTGGGCGACGAGTTCTACCGCGTCTACGTGCGCTTCGGTTTCATGGAGACCCCGGACGTGCCGCTGGCGCTGATGCGCTCGTGCGACCACGGCGGCATCTACTTCGACCCGATGGACACCACCTTCTTCGCCAGCCGCGAAACCATCGTCGCCACCGCCAACCGTGGCATGCCGATCTGGCGTGACAAGCTGTTCGCCCTGATGCATCGAAACGCCGCGCCGGCGACGGGCTTCTTCCGGATCCCGGGCAACAGATTGGTGGAACTGGGCGCGCAGGTGGAGATCTAA
- the ruvA gene encoding Holliday junction branch migration protein RuvA — MIGRLRGIVAYKAPPWLVVDVNGVGYELEAPMSTFYDLPELGREVTLYTHYSQKEDSVSLYGFLREGERRLFRDVQKVSGIGAKIALAVLSGVTVEEFARMVQAGDITALTRIPGIGKKTAERMVLELRDRAAQFGAGGALPTGSGPAPADPLSDATVALQQLGYKPAEAARMARDAFNEGDEVATVIRKALQSALR, encoded by the coding sequence ATGATCGGTCGACTGCGCGGCATCGTCGCCTACAAGGCGCCGCCGTGGCTGGTGGTGGACGTGAACGGAGTGGGCTACGAGCTGGAGGCGCCGATGAGCACCTTCTACGACCTGCCCGAGCTCGGCCGCGAGGTTACCCTGTACACCCATTACTCGCAGAAGGAAGACAGCGTCTCGCTGTACGGCTTCCTGCGCGAAGGTGAGCGGCGCCTGTTCCGCGACGTGCAGAAGGTCAGTGGCATCGGCGCGAAGATCGCGCTGGCCGTGCTGTCCGGCGTCACCGTCGAGGAATTCGCGCGCATGGTCCAGGCCGGTGACATCACCGCGCTGACCCGCATTCCGGGCATCGGCAAGAAGACCGCCGAGCGCATGGTGCTGGAGCTGCGTGACCGCGCGGCGCAGTTCGGTGCCGGCGGCGCGCTGCCGACCGGCAGCGGCCCGGCCCCGGCCGATCCGCTGTCCGATGCCACCGTGGCCCTGCAGCAGCTGGGCTACAAGCCGGCCGAAGCGGCGCGCATGGCCCGCGATGCCTTCAACGAAGGTGACGAAGTGGCCACCGTGATCCGCAAGGCGCTGCAGTCGGCACTGCGCTGA
- the ruvC gene encoding crossover junction endodeoxyribonuclease RuvC, with protein MTRILGIDPGSQRTGVGIIDVDATGRVSHVHHQPLVLLGADDFPQRMKLLVLGLADLCREYQPQEVAIERVFMARNPDSALKLGQARGAAISAVVLRDLPVHEYAASEIKLAVVGRGGAEKQQVQHMVGLMLNLKTKLQADAADALAVAITHAHVRATANRLGLSARQAWGRK; from the coding sequence ATGACCCGCATCCTCGGCATCGACCCCGGTTCGCAGCGGACCGGGGTCGGCATCATTGATGTCGACGCCACCGGCCGCGTCAGCCACGTGCACCACCAGCCGCTGGTGCTGCTCGGCGCCGACGATTTCCCGCAGCGCATGAAGCTGCTGGTGCTGGGCCTGGCTGACCTGTGCCGCGAGTACCAGCCGCAGGAAGTGGCCATCGAACGCGTGTTCATGGCCCGCAACCCCGATTCGGCGCTGAAGCTGGGCCAGGCCCGTGGCGCGGCCATTTCCGCCGTGGTGCTGCGTGACCTGCCGGTGCACGAATACGCCGCCAGCGAGATCAAGCTGGCGGTGGTCGGGCGCGGTGGCGCCGAAAAGCAACAGGTTCAACACATGGTCGGGCTCATGCTCAACCTGAAAACCAAGCTGCAGGCCGACGCGGCCGACGCGTTGGCAGTGGCGATCACCCATGCCCACGTAAGGGCAACGGCCAACCGCCTGGGGCTCAGTGCCCGCCAGGCGTGGGGCCGCAAATGA
- a CDS encoding YebC/PmpR family DNA-binding transcriptional regulator produces MGRGPSIEARKNASDAKRGKIFTKIIREIGVAARGGGGDPNNNPRLRVAVDKGLAVNMSKDVIERAIKKATGELEGVDYEEIRYEGYAPGGVAVIVDCLTDNRVRTVADVRHAFSKCGGNMGTEGSVAFMFKRLGVLSFAPGADEEAITEAAIEAGADDIVVYPDDGSIDVVTSPDAFNAVKDAMAAAGHVADHAEITFRADNDIKVEGEVALQVKKLLDMLEDLDDVQDVYSNAELGADAYA; encoded by the coding sequence ATGGGTAGAGGCCCCTCCATCGAAGCCCGCAAGAACGCGTCCGACGCGAAGCGCGGCAAGATTTTCACCAAGATCATCCGCGAGATCGGCGTTGCCGCGCGCGGCGGTGGAGGCGACCCCAACAACAATCCGCGCCTGCGCGTGGCCGTGGACAAGGGCCTGGCCGTGAACATGTCCAAGGACGTGATCGAGCGCGCCATCAAGAAGGCTACCGGTGAACTGGAAGGCGTCGATTACGAGGAAATCCGCTACGAGGGCTACGCCCCGGGTGGCGTGGCCGTGATCGTCGACTGCCTGACCGACAACCGCGTGCGCACGGTGGCCGATGTCCGCCATGCGTTCAGCAAGTGCGGCGGCAACATGGGCACCGAAGGCTCGGTCGCCTTCATGTTCAAGCGCCTGGGCGTGCTCAGCTTCGCCCCGGGAGCCGACGAGGAAGCCATCACCGAAGCGGCCATCGAGGCCGGCGCCGATGACATCGTGGTCTACCCGGACGACGGCTCGATCGACGTGGTCACCAGCCCTGACGCGTTCAACGCGGTCAAGGATGCGATGGCCGCCGCTGGCCATGTCGCCGACCACGCCGAAATCACCTTCCGCGCGGACAACGACATCAAGGTCGAGGGCGAGGTTGCCCTGCAGGTCAAGAAGCTGCTGGACATGCTTGAAGACCTGGACGACGTGCAGGACGTGTACTCCAACGCCGAACTCGGCGCCGACGCCTACGCCTGA
- a CDS encoding alpha/beta fold hydrolase, translating to MTPPVLLLHGIWNARAWVGPLAWRLRARGFQVHAFGYSSVFGGPDVAVPQLLERLADAGPLSLVGHSLGGLLALEALRRQPQLDVQRVVCLGSPLRGSGTARSLSEHGWGLALGRSSDLLLDGLPDWQGRAEVGLIAGSVPHGLGSLLGAIDDASDGTVALAETRLPGLADHCVVRTSHSGLVVSPDAARQTAHFLRHGQFDHSRDAAAA from the coding sequence ATGACTCCCCCCGTATTGCTGCTGCATGGCATCTGGAATGCCCGTGCCTGGGTCGGGCCGCTGGCCTGGCGCCTGCGCGCGCGTGGTTTCCAGGTGCACGCGTTCGGTTACTCCTCGGTGTTCGGTGGCCCCGACGTGGCCGTGCCGCAGCTGCTGGAGCGGCTGGCCGATGCCGGCCCGTTGTCGCTGGTCGGCCACAGCCTGGGGGGATTGCTGGCGCTGGAGGCCTTGCGCCGCCAGCCGCAGCTGGATGTGCAGCGCGTGGTCTGCCTGGGCTCGCCGCTGCGCGGCAGTGGCACTGCGCGTTCGCTGTCCGAGCACGGCTGGGGCCTGGCGTTGGGGCGCAGCAGCGATCTGCTGCTCGATGGCCTGCCGGACTGGCAGGGCAGGGCCGAGGTTGGCCTGATCGCCGGTTCGGTGCCGCACGGCCTGGGCAGCCTGCTGGGCGCCATCGACGACGCCTCCGACGGTACCGTGGCCCTGGCCGAGACACGCCTGCCGGGCCTGGCCGACCATTGCGTGGTACGTACCAGCCACAGTGGCCTGGTGGTATCGCCCGATGCCGCGCGGCAGACCGCGCATTTCCTGCGCCACGGCCAGTTCGATCACAGCCGCGACGCCGCCGCCGCATGA
- a CDS encoding GNAT family N-acetyltransferase: MYSIRRATVDDAPTLSALAARTFTETFGHLYPPQDLQAFLEEAYTVERQRVILAHPDYAVWLLELDGEAVGHAAAGPCGLPHPDVKPGDGELKRLYLIKTQQSCGWGSRLLETALAWLEHEGPRTLWLGVWSENFGAQRFYARYGFEKAGEYLFPVGDTQDLEFILRRAPRAT; encoded by the coding sequence ATGTATTCGATCCGCCGCGCCACCGTGGACGACGCGCCGACCCTGTCGGCGCTGGCTGCCCGCACGTTCACCGAAACCTTCGGCCATCTGTATCCGCCGCAGGACCTGCAGGCCTTCCTCGAGGAGGCCTACACGGTCGAGCGCCAGCGCGTGATCCTGGCCCACCCGGATTACGCGGTGTGGCTGCTGGAGCTGGACGGGGAGGCGGTCGGCCATGCCGCCGCCGGCCCCTGTGGCCTGCCGCACCCGGACGTGAAGCCCGGTGACGGCGAACTCAAGCGGCTGTACCTGATCAAGACGCAGCAGAGCTGCGGCTGGGGCAGCCGCCTGCTGGAAACCGCGCTGGCCTGGCTGGAACACGAAGGCCCGCGCACGCTGTGGCTGGGCGTGTGGTCGGAGAACTTCGGCGCACAGCGTTTCTACGCCCGCTATGGATTCGAGAAGGCCGGCGAGTACCTGTTCCCGGTCGGTGATACCCAGGACCTCGAGTTCATCCTGCGCCGCGCACCGCGCGCGACCTGA
- a CDS encoding DNA primase — MTEFAFSLEWEKLGNEGSEATLVTERARVFGGWLVRVGTNPAAMALTFVADGEGRWDGEDFGVEDYEDDEEEEYDEDEEGEEEDEDEEEYEEEDEEEEAESESESPEKA; from the coding sequence ATGACCGAGTTTGCGTTTTCGCTGGAGTGGGAAAAGCTGGGCAATGAAGGCTCCGAGGCCACCCTGGTCACCGAGCGTGCGCGCGTGTTCGGTGGTTGGCTGGTTCGCGTCGGAACCAACCCGGCGGCGATGGCCCTGACCTTCGTCGCCGACGGCGAAGGCCGTTGGGACGGTGAAGACTTCGGCGTCGAGGATTACGAGGACGACGAAGAGGAAGAGTACGACGAGGACGAGGAAGGCGAAGAAGAGGACGAGGACGAAGAGGAATACGAGGAAGAGGACGAGGAAGAAGAAGCGGAATCGGAATCGGAATCGCCTGAAAAGGCTTGA
- the aspS gene encoding aspartate--tRNA ligase produces the protein MRTHFCGLVDETLIGQTVTLAGWTDVARNQGGVCFIDLRDHEGIVQVTVEVDNADVFAVAASLGYEDVLQVEGVVRARHAVNDKMRTGKVEVIATAITVLNKAAPLPFHAHENPGEETRLKYRYLDLRRPEMQRMQRTRIKLVQALRRHLDEKGFQDIETPILTKATPEGARDFLVPARMHPGEFYALPQSPQLFKQILMVAGFDRYYQIARCFRDEALRADRQLEFTQLDMEFAFVRERDVQDFVEDMIRAIFKEVVDVQLDASFPRMTWAEAMRRYGSDKPDLRIALELVDVAELVKDSEFAVFTGPANDAEGRVAALRIPGGAALSRKQIDEYAAHAAKYGAKGLAYIKIADNGEVSSPIQKFFSEESFAALVAHVGAGNGDIVFFGAGGYNKVSDFMGALRLKAGKDFGLVADGWAPLWVTDFPMFEWDEEEQRYVALHHPFTAPAVDDIADLRANARTAVSRGYDMVLNGNEIGGGSIRIHRPDMQSAVFELLGIGAEEARAKFGFLLDALNYGAPPHGGIAFGIDRIAALMAGTESIRDVIPFPKTTGAQDLMTDAPSPIVDAQLAEVHIQVRPKTN, from the coding sequence ATGCGTACCCACTTCTGCGGCCTGGTCGATGAGACCCTGATTGGCCAGACTGTCACCCTCGCCGGCTGGACCGACGTGGCCCGTAACCAGGGCGGCGTCTGCTTCATCGATCTTCGAGATCATGAAGGCATCGTGCAGGTGACCGTGGAAGTCGACAACGCCGACGTGTTCGCCGTGGCCGCGTCGCTGGGCTACGAGGACGTGCTGCAGGTGGAAGGCGTGGTGCGTGCCCGCCACGCGGTGAACGACAAGATGCGCACCGGCAAGGTGGAAGTGATCGCCACCGCCATCACCGTGCTGAACAAGGCCGCGCCGCTGCCGTTCCACGCCCACGAGAATCCGGGCGAGGAAACCCGCCTGAAGTACCGCTACCTGGATCTGCGCCGCCCGGAAATGCAGCGCATGCAGCGCACCCGCATCAAGCTGGTGCAGGCCCTGCGCCGCCATCTGGACGAAAAGGGCTTCCAGGACATCGAGACCCCGATCCTGACCAAGGCCACCCCGGAAGGCGCGCGTGACTTCCTGGTGCCGGCGCGCATGCACCCGGGCGAGTTCTACGCCCTGCCGCAGAGCCCGCAGCTGTTCAAGCAGATCCTGATGGTGGCCGGCTTCGACCGCTACTACCAGATCGCGCGCTGCTTCCGCGACGAGGCCCTGCGTGCCGACCGCCAGCTGGAATTCACCCAGCTGGACATGGAATTCGCCTTCGTCCGCGAGCGCGACGTGCAGGACTTCGTCGAGGACATGATCCGCGCCATCTTCAAGGAAGTGGTCGACGTCCAGCTGGATGCCAGCTTCCCGCGCATGACCTGGGCCGAGGCAATGCGTCGCTACGGCTCGGACAAGCCGGACCTGCGCATCGCGCTGGAGCTGGTCGACGTGGCCGAGCTGGTCAAGGACAGCGAGTTCGCCGTGTTCACCGGCCCGGCCAATGACGCCGAAGGCCGCGTCGCCGCGCTGCGCATCCCGGGCGGTGCAGCGCTCAGCCGCAAGCAGATCGACGAATACGCAGCGCATGCCGCCAAGTACGGCGCCAAGGGCCTGGCCTACATCAAGATCGCCGACAACGGCGAAGTCAGCTCGCCGATCCAGAAGTTCTTCAGCGAGGAATCCTTCGCCGCGCTGGTCGCCCATGTCGGCGCCGGTAACGGTGACATCGTGTTCTTCGGCGCCGGTGGCTACAACAAGGTCTCCGACTTCATGGGCGCGCTGCGCCTGAAGGCCGGCAAGGACTTCGGCCTGGTCGCCGACGGCTGGGCACCGCTGTGGGTCACCGACTTCCCGATGTTCGAGTGGGACGAGGAAGAACAGCGCTACGTCGCCCTGCATCACCCCTTCACCGCACCGGCTGTGGACGACATCGCCGACCTGCGCGCCAATGCCCGTACCGCCGTTTCGCGCGGTTACGACATGGTGCTCAACGGCAATGAAATCGGCGGCGGTTCGATCCGTATCCATCGTCCGGACATGCAGAGCGCGGTGTTCGAACTGCTCGGCATCGGTGCCGAAGAGGCCCGCGCCAAGTTCGGCTTCCTGCTCGACGCGCTGAACTACGGCGCGCCGCCGCACGGTGGCATCGCCTTCGGTATCGACCGCATCGCCGCGCTGATGGCCGGCACCGAGTCGATCCGCGACGTCATCCCGTTCCCGAAGACCACTGGTGCACAGGATCTGATGACCGACGCGCCGTCGCCGATCGTCGACGCGCAACTGGCCGAAGTGCACATCCAGGTTCGCCCCAAGACCAACTGA
- a CDS encoding DUF3011 domain-containing protein produces the protein MKPLSLASLAVTLSLGAAGTLALPAPSAHAQSGVVRCESQNNRERVCNTGWRNAQLVRQLSGSDCDEGRTWGSRNGSIWVTNGCRAEFVEARGGWGGGNGGGWGGNNGRPGETIRCESQNNRERSCPVGWRNARLVRQLSGSPCNEGRTWGVRNGAVWVSGGCRAEFAEARGWGGGGGGWGGGNSNYSVTCSSNNNRSQTCDWDERQGRPVLQQQLSGSACQEGRSWGYSRGQVWVSNGCRARFGTR, from the coding sequence ATGAAACCGCTGTCCCTGGCCAGCCTGGCCGTAACCCTCAGCCTGGGTGCCGCGGGCACCCTTGCCCTGCCCGCCCCTTCCGCGCATGCGCAGAGCGGCGTGGTCCGCTGCGAAAGCCAGAACAACCGCGAACGGGTCTGCAACACCGGCTGGCGCAATGCGCAGCTGGTGCGCCAGCTGTCCGGCTCGGACTGCGATGAAGGACGCACCTGGGGCAGCCGTAACGGCAGCATCTGGGTCACCAACGGTTGCCGCGCGGAATTCGTCGAGGCCCGCGGTGGCTGGGGCGGCGGCAATGGCGGTGGCTGGGGCGGCAACAACGGCCGGCCCGGCGAGACCATCCGCTGCGAGAGCCAGAACAACCGTGAGCGCAGCTGCCCGGTCGGCTGGCGCAATGCCCGCCTGGTCCGCCAGCTGTCCGGCAGCCCCTGCAACGAAGGGCGTACCTGGGGCGTGCGCAACGGCGCGGTCTGGGTCAGTGGCGGCTGCCGTGCCGAATTCGCCGAAGCCCGCGGCTGGGGCGGTGGTGGCGGTGGCTGGGGCGGCGGCAACAGCAATTACTCGGTTACCTGCAGCAGCAACAACAACCGCTCGCAGACCTGCGACTGGGATGAGCGCCAGGGCCGCCCGGTGCTGCAGCAGCAGCTGTCCGGCAGTGCCTGCCAGGAAGGCCGCAGCTGGGGCTACTCACGTGGCCAGGTGTGGGTGAGCAACGGCTGCCGCGCGCGTTTCGGTACGCGGTAA
- a CDS encoding cation:proton antiporter — MSHELIYLLLIFALLVIPRALQRFSLPAPLTCLLFGIIGMLWLGDQAHDAVIGLLATLGISSLFLFAGLEVDLQALRRGMWPLLAHLVIRTGTLFGVGWLAWRYAGLPWQAAGLLALALLTPSTGFIMDSLSRLGLSEDERFWVTSKAIAGELLALAALFIVLQAGDPGHMALSSLALLAMMIGLPLLFIALGRWVAPHAPGSEFSLLVMVGMVAAYITYLLGVYYLVGAFIAGLVARLLHQRMPLLASHENLHALRLFASFFVPFYFFNAGTKVPSEALSFEALGLGIVITLVVLPLRIGVVWLQRRVMFGESFRSSLRVSLALAPTLIFTLVLAAIMRERFQIPAVLFGALLLYAALTTLLPSLVFRTPFDVDPVEQEPAGEGEAAPVAATETLPAASAVDR, encoded by the coding sequence ATGAGCCATGAACTGATCTACCTGCTGCTGATCTTTGCGCTGCTGGTGATCCCGCGCGCGCTGCAGCGTTTCAGCCTGCCCGCGCCGCTGACCTGCCTGCTGTTCGGCATCATCGGCATGCTCTGGCTGGGCGACCAGGCGCACGACGCAGTGATCGGTCTGTTGGCCACACTGGGCATTTCCTCGCTGTTCCTGTTCGCCGGCCTGGAAGTGGATCTGCAGGCGCTGCGCCGTGGCATGTGGCCGCTGCTGGCGCATCTGGTGATCCGTACCGGCACGCTGTTCGGTGTGGGCTGGCTGGCCTGGCGCTACGCGGGGCTGCCGTGGCAGGCCGCCGGCCTGCTGGCGCTGGCGCTGTTGACGCCGTCCACCGGCTTCATCATGGATTCGCTGTCGCGGCTGGGCCTGAGCGAGGACGAGCGGTTCTGGGTGACCAGCAAGGCCATCGCTGGCGAACTGCTGGCGCTGGCGGCGTTGTTCATCGTGCTGCAGGCCGGCGACCCGGGCCACATGGCGCTGTCCAGCCTGGCGCTGCTGGCGATGATGATCGGCCTGCCGCTGCTGTTCATCGCGCTGGGCCGCTGGGTGGCGCCGCATGCGCCGGGCTCGGAGTTCTCGCTGCTGGTGATGGTGGGCATGGTCGCGGCCTACATCACCTATCTGCTGGGCGTGTATTACCTGGTCGGTGCGTTCATCGCCGGTCTGGTCGCGCGCCTGCTGCACCAGCGCATGCCGCTGCTGGCCTCGCATGAGAACCTGCACGCGCTGCGCCTGTTCGCTTCGTTCTTCGTGCCGTTCTATTTCTTCAATGCCGGCACCAAGGTGCCCAGCGAAGCACTCAGTTTCGAGGCGCTGGGGCTGGGCATCGTGATCACCCTGGTGGTGCTGCCGCTGCGCATCGGCGTGGTCTGGCTGCAGCGCCGGGTGATGTTCGGCGAGAGCTTCCGCAGCAGCCTGAGGGTCTCGCTGGCGTTGGCCCCGACGCTGATTTTCACCCTGGTGCTGGCCGCGATCATGCGCGAGCGTTTCCAGATTCCGGCGGTGCTGTTCGGCGCGCTGCTGCTGTATGCCGCACTGACCACGCTGCTGCCGTCGCTGGTGTTCCGCACGCCGTTCGATGTCGATCCGGTTGAACAGGAACCTGCGGGTGAAGGCGAAGCCGCGCCGGTGGCGGCCACCGAAACGCTGCCAGCGGCATCTGCAGTCGATCGCTGA
- the blaL2 gene encoding L2 family extended-spectrum class A beta-lactamase, with the protein MLARRRFLQFSGAAVASSLALPLLARAAGKTAASAPTDAALTAATDFAALEKACAGRLGVTLLDTASGRRIGHRQDERFPMCSTFKSVLAASVLSQAERRPALLDTRVPVRDADLLSHAPVTRRHAGKDMTVRDLCRATIITSDNTAANLLFGVVGGPPAVTAFLRASGDAVSRSDRLEPELNSFAKGDPRDTTTPAAMAATLQRVVLGEVLQPGSRQQLADWLIDNETGDACLRAGLGKRWRVGDKTGSNGEDARNDIAVLWPLAGGTPWVLTAYLQAGAISNEQRATVLAQVGRIADRLIG; encoded by the coding sequence ATGCTCGCCCGTCGCCGATTCCTGCAGTTCAGTGGTGCCGCCGTTGCTTCCTCGCTTGCCCTGCCGTTGCTGGCCCGTGCGGCGGGCAAGACCGCCGCCAGTGCACCGACCGATGCCGCCCTCACCGCCGCCACCGACTTCGCCGCACTGGAAAAGGCCTGTGCCGGCCGCCTCGGCGTGACCCTGCTTGATACCGCCAGCGGCCGCCGCATCGGTCATCGCCAGGACGAGCGTTTCCCGATGTGCAGCACGTTCAAGAGCGTGCTGGCCGCCAGCGTGCTCAGCCAGGCCGAGCGCAGGCCCGCGTTGCTGGACACGCGCGTGCCGGTGCGCGATGCCGACCTGCTCTCGCACGCGCCGGTCACCCGCCGCCACGCCGGCAAGGACATGACCGTGCGGGATCTGTGCCGTGCCACGATCATCACCAGCGACAACACTGCAGCCAACCTGCTGTTCGGCGTGGTCGGTGGCCCGCCCGCGGTGACTGCGTTCCTGCGCGCGAGCGGTGATGCGGTGAGCCGCAGTGATCGCCTGGAGCCGGAGCTGAACAGCTTTGCCAAGGGCGATCCGCGCGACACCACCACGCCGGCGGCGATGGCTGCGACCCTGCAGCGCGTGGTGCTGGGCGAGGTGCTGCAACCGGGCTCGCGGCAGCAGCTGGCCGACTGGCTGATCGACAACGAAACCGGCGATGCCTGCCTGCGCGCGGGCCTGGGCAAGCGTTGGCGGGTCGGCGACAAGACCGGCAGCAATGGCGAAGACGCGCGCAACGATATCGCCGTGTTGTGGCCGCTGGCCGGCGGCACGCCCTGGGTGCTGACCGCCTACCTGCAGGCGGGTGCGATCAGCAACGAACAGCGTGCCACGGTGCTGGCGCAGGTAGGCCGCATCGCCGATCGGCTGATCGGTTGA